One genomic segment of Cystobacter fuscus DSM 2262 includes these proteins:
- a CDS encoding GspE/PulE family protein, with protein MAQGSDTFSELSQYTLDRHSMRLLPEPFCRRHSVVVLGKIDAQASDTPVTIGMTDPDNPSLRFRISDFLQRAIQPVKLNRYEIDTALRTGFGAGPQTKSDLVIRERPPSPQPPSSVELVDDLLAGAIEREASDIHIESYRDDVDLRYRIDGILHQAYTDMDPESVQEVISRIKILAGMDITERRRPQDGRIRAVIVQGEEHKVVDYRVSVVPSPGGEDVVIRVLDSSAGLVPVSTLGMSPDTERVFLNLLSNPEGLILVTGPTGSGKTTTLYGALAQLNDGRKKIITAEDPIEYYVPKVNQKEVTPQMSHAQLLRALLRQDPNVMLVGEIRDLETGSMALNAAATGHVVLGTLHTADAVGAVGRLRGLELDDTDIADSLLAVLAQRLVRRICPKCVAPAEPTRKQKELLGPLLDGIQPQTGVGCEECRHTGYRGRTGIYELLVVDPGLQELIAQGAHSAQLRRHARAHGFRTLVENALEKLASGQTTLAELVRVIPYRQLMTAREEHQPKKVSDDSCAPG; from the coding sequence ATGGCCCAGGGGTCCGACACCTTCTCCGAGCTCTCGCAGTACACCCTCGATCGCCACTCCATGCGGCTGCTCCCGGAGCCGTTCTGCCGCCGCCATTCCGTGGTGGTGTTGGGGAAGATCGACGCGCAGGCGTCCGACACGCCCGTCACCATCGGCATGACGGATCCGGACAACCCGTCCCTGCGCTTTCGGATCTCCGACTTCCTGCAGCGGGCCATCCAGCCGGTGAAGCTCAACCGCTACGAGATCGACACGGCCCTGCGCACGGGCTTCGGTGCCGGGCCCCAGACGAAGTCGGATCTCGTCATCCGCGAGCGCCCGCCCTCGCCGCAGCCGCCCTCGTCCGTCGAGCTGGTGGATGACCTCCTCGCCGGGGCCATCGAGCGCGAGGCCTCGGACATCCACATCGAGAGCTACCGCGACGACGTGGACCTGCGCTACCGCATCGATGGCATCCTGCATCAGGCCTACACGGACATGGATCCAGAGTCCGTGCAGGAGGTGATCAGCCGCATCAAGATCCTCGCCGGAATGGACATCACCGAGCGCCGCCGGCCCCAGGACGGCCGCATCCGCGCCGTCATCGTCCAGGGCGAGGAGCACAAGGTCGTCGACTACCGCGTGAGCGTGGTGCCGAGCCCGGGCGGTGAGGACGTGGTCATCCGCGTGCTCGACTCGAGCGCGGGGCTCGTCCCCGTGAGCACGCTGGGGATGAGCCCGGACACGGAGCGGGTCTTCCTCAACCTGCTCTCCAACCCCGAGGGCCTCATCCTCGTCACCGGCCCCACGGGCAGCGGGAAGACGACCACCCTCTATGGGGCGCTCGCGCAGCTCAACGATGGGCGCAAGAAGATCATCACCGCCGAGGACCCCATCGAGTACTACGTCCCCAAGGTGAACCAGAAGGAGGTCACCCCGCAGATGTCGCACGCGCAGCTGCTGCGCGCACTGCTGCGGCAGGACCCCAACGTGATGCTCGTGGGGGAGATCCGCGACCTGGAGACGGGCAGCATGGCGCTCAACGCCGCGGCCACCGGGCACGTGGTGCTCGGCACGCTCCACACCGCCGATGCGGTGGGCGCCGTGGGTCGGCTGCGCGGCCTGGAGCTGGATGACACCGACATCGCGGACTCGCTGCTCGCGGTGCTGGCCCAGCGGCTCGTGCGCCGCATCTGCCCCAAATGTGTGGCACCCGCCGAACCCACCCGGAAGCAGAAGGAGCTGCTCGGTCCGCTGCTGGACGGCATCCAGCCCCAGACGGGCGTCGGGTGCGAGGAGTGCCGCCACACCGGCTACCGGGGGCGCACCGGCATCTACGAACTCCTGGTGGTGGACCCGGGGCTGCAGGAGCTGATCGCCCAGGGGGCCCACAGCGCACAGCTGCGCCGCCACGCACGGGCGCATGGCTTCCGCACCCTCGTGGAGAACGCGCTGGAGAAGCTCGCCTCCGGGCAGACCACGCTCGCGGAGCTGGTGCGCGTCATTCCCTACCGGCAGCTCATGACCGCCCGCGAGGAGCATCAGCCGAAAAAGGTGTCAGACGACTCGTGTGCGCCAGGC